gagaaaaaagcaagGCAAGAAGTGAGTCTCCAGCTACATAGAAGCTGCCTGTAACGGCTTTTCTCTGTGCCCACtgctgacaggacaaggagtaacggacTTGAAttacagtgaagaaaatacTGCTTGGACAGCAGAAAACCATCTCAGAGGGCAGAGGGTGGAACACTGAAATAAACTGCCTGGGAGGATTGTGAAATCCCCATTGTTAGAGGCTTTACAGAACGCATTGGACAAGCACGTCAGGAAtgacaggcagagctgggcctgcctgcaggcagaggatGGGCTAAAAATACCGCAGAGCCCCTCaagctttattttcagtggTTTAGCAGAAGGTTGGTTAAACCCCCAGCACCATCATTCGCTTCAAGAAAAAAGCCATTTCCATTCAAACATGCTCACATATGAAGAGGTATTTAAAAACCTAAACCCCGTATTCCCTTCCTAAACTAATCCTCAGCTTCCCGTGTGCATGGGTTTTAATTCGAGAAGATGGCAGAGACTCCACAATGTTCACACCTTTATGATGCTCCTGCATCATTGCTGTTTGAATCCAGATGTACCGTGGGTTCCCCGAGTTCAGGAGCGCTGTGGGTTGGGTTCCAGTGTTCTGACCTCCTGAGTAATGACAGCTCTGCATCCAAACATCCTGCGGTCCCTCTGAGCTTCCTGTTGGAGACAAGGCTCGATCAGCAGCTGCCCATGCCACACAACCACAGTCTGTGGCTGGTCACTGCTCACCACACCTCTGTGTCACTCCTGGAAGCAAACAACACACCAGAAAGCAAGGAGAGGGCTGCTGGAGCGGACACCACTGATTCAATAGGTCTCTACTAATGGCTTGCCACCTACATGAAAATTTAAGGGAGACTTTCAAAGGCACCTGCAGGATCTGGACACCCAAATCCACCGCCAGCAGGGCTCATGCTGCTAAGCAACAAAGACACCTGACTCTCCTTCTGAGAGCACGCTAGCCTCGTTAGAGTCAATGATGTAACTTCTGTTACAAAACTGGTGCTGCCTTCTCTGCTAGACCTCTGCAAGAGGATTTTGGTTCCCCAGCTTATCCTTAGCAGCAAGTGCCCTGGTTCCTTGAAGGAAACAAGCATTGCCACCCTTACCGCTTGCGGTCAGGCTCACCAGAGACAGGAGGAGGCTGCCTGGTGTGAAAGCAGACACCCAGCTCGGTAACAGACCAGGGGCCCACTTCAAAATACCACCCAAACAGGCATCTGAAAGCGCCTTTTTACAGAAGCCAGCCTCCACCTAGAGGCTGGACCTGTAAGAAGGAACTGCTCCATTAGTTCAGACTGCGCGTGTATGGATACTCTAAAAGTGCTTCACGTCAAACTGCTTTGTGCTGAATTTTCAAGACAGGCTGCAAAGAAGGTCCAAAACCTGACACTGAGCAGCCTGGGAGCATTCAGCCTAAAGCACAGGGTTACCTCTACACTACTGGTGTGCCATGGTTGGCCAGCACCGCTTCCCCCAGCACCGCTCTAACACCAAAGCATCCAAACGTTTCCAGATAGCCACCAGTGAACACTTCAGGTGTCTCCTGTGCattccctttccagcctgtaaCAGTGAATTTATTCAGACAAATGATGAATGAAACCCTTTCAAACAGCAGAATGACAGCAAGCAGCCTCTGGCTGTTGACAATCAACAGTCCAAGCCACAGGCCACCAACCTGCTCAGCGCTACAGCGAAGGCAAAAGGCTGGAAGCGCCCGCAGTGGAGCCTTGCCATCCCCATCGTTCCTTTGTTACCTATTTTTAGCTGTAATCTTGTGACACCTATTGATGGTGAAAGCAATTAGCAGAGACTAACTAAAAATAGCAAAGCACGGAGAAAAGACTTAGTCAAGCACATGATGTGAACATGACAGCCTTATCCTCCAGAGGAATCACGGGGCTGAATACACCACACACCTAAATAAAGAACTGTGTAGGGGTCCTGAGCATGAGGGGCATTTAAGCAAGAGGTTTAATAGGAAAAAGTCTATGAAAAAGTTTAACTTGCTCATTCCAGCCcttgacacacacattgcacCAAGCAGCAGCTCTACAAATGCTACACCACCTGTATGATTTACGCAAGGCACATACTAGCATGGAAGAGTTCAGCTACCGGCTGTGAAAGTCATGTAAAGTCCCATACTGCAATTCATGATCTGCCACAGCAACCCCCCTGAGCCTCAGGAGCACATTCCTGCATCCAGCCAACACTGTACAACTGCTGGTCTATGGAACAACCAGAACCCTGCATGCCTGACCCAGGCTTGGCGCTTCAAATCAGGTAGGAAACCAATTAGAACAAGCCTGTGTAACACGCACATTAAAAGGAAGTGCCTTGTCTCTCTGATCTGGGATTTGGCTTTTTTAAGTTTTGGTAAACCAGCTGGTGCAAAGAGTCCATGAAGGACCCCATTTTCACACCACACCTCAGTGTGGCTTGGACACAGTAACCATGTTTGGACACTCAAGCCTCCTCTGAAAGGACTTCATTACTTCCCTAGAACTGGGAGACAGTAATACAGTTTCTTACCATAATCACAAGCAATTCAGAGGGCTCTGGGGAAAGACAGCACTGGAAAAGCAGCCTGCTTGTATGACTGCTTTTGTtagcagacagaaaaaaggcaattaTTTCCTTTGTGTGTATTTGTATATTGATGCTgtcaaataaaaaatgaatacaACTCTATAATAAAGCACTCTATAAGCGCACCCTATAATAAACACTTCAATAAATCCCTTCAGataactgaattattttttagaTGAACACAATAAATCGTGTTAGAAAAATGCAGCCTAAAAGTGATGGGACTGAGAGCAAGTGGTATTCAAAGTACCTGTTGTGTCCTAGACATCCTCCAGAAAAGTCCATCTGCAAAACACGTTATCACTGCTTCAGTCAGACTCAGTGGTGCACTTCCAAAAGTAGAGGCGTAAGAAAAACAGGAGcaagtgctttaaaaacacTTGCTTCAGAAGACAAAGAAATCCCATCTCTGCTAGTGCAGCAAACATTGCTGGGAAAagcattgctgctgctcctgggagcAATCTGCCTGGAGAGCTGGAATTAGATGGAGGGGGGGGAATAAGTAAGTCTCTCTGACATACTTGTTTTCcccacagaaatgcatttttaattcagCTTGCATGCATTTTATGCAGTGATGCTGCTATAGGGATAGGAGCATAATTATGTAGTTTAGTGttacatcattaaaaaaaaaaacaacccagaagtATATAATGGCATAAGAAAAGTGATCCATAACAgcaaaagggaaagcagcaggtTCCCAATGTTGACCAAATTTAGACATATTTTTCCATACCACAAATTGAATAACTTGGGCTGTAACCTTTCCTACTGCTTTTATCCTGAAGAGTTGGCTGAGGGTCATTGGTTCAACTCTGGGTCTCTCATGTCAGGAGTAGCAAGTCAGTCCCTCACTTTCCTGCATaagtggtggggggggggggggggggcgggggggaagaaCAACCACTGAGGATACAAGTGTCCAAATTGCACAAAATGTTTATTGTTAGTCTGGTACATTCAGTATCGTATTGACTAGAACACAGTAATTCAAAATACTTTTGGCGAATTGAAATCTTTAAAAACCATTTCAAATACTCCAAAAAAGCAATGCCATGAAAAATTAACTTAAAACAAACATGTTCAAGCAATAGCTTCACTTCTGACGACAGAAACCCCTTACATGTATTTTAGTGGTTTTAACAGTACtgcatttttaacaaaatagaTGAACTCACAAAAAGTGGAAAGTATTAAAATAGACACAATGTTAAAAAACTGAGGCATCCAGATGTGCGAGTGTTGTACTAGGAATCACCTGCCCAGATGTTCCATCAGTTCTCTTTCGGGGCAGTCAATTAGTCTGCTGTGGTGGTGCAATTTCTCCTACCACCTGCCAACACCATCCAGCAACTCTTCAATGCCTTGAATTTAAAGTCTGTCCCTCTTGTAAATTCTGTATACAAATGTGTGTGCTCTAAAATATGCAACCCACTGGCAAACCCAGGTGCAGTATTAAATGGTACCTTGAAAAACATCCCTATCTTGATACTCATTGTTTGCAGACAGGCAATATCCAgaacaaaatctgaaaaaggcaacacattttggttttgtttttaaatactgacATGAAAAACTGAGTAAATTAGAAAAAGGATAAAGTCAATCTTAATATAAGACATTCATTATATAGTGGGACAGGATACAATTATTGGACAACCAGTATTACAGTGACTCTTCTACAGCTGGTCATTTAATGCACATGTTCTACAATCATGATTTGCTACcacatttgcttttcctgtacAGAAAGACATCAACACAATTAATGACCAGTTTTGCTCTGTGTAACATCTCAGAATGACAAGTGACACTGCATCAGGTTCTTCAAGCTCTCCCCCTGAAAGGCTGTGCTTGTGATGAACCAGTAACCATGACTCAAAGCGGTCAGCAACTGCTCTATAGCTGCTGCTCTGACCAGGATCTCCCAACAGAAtaaccccagcagcagctggtgggAATGGGTTCTGTTGGACAATATAAATCCCTTTGAAAATCCAAGCCTTACTATTACAGCACCAATACCTGTGTATCTATCCTGGAGAAATGACTGACTCTGGTTTGGCTGTTAGCTGTCCACCTTCCTTAATTCTGCCAACCCTTCCTAAGTCAGCTTTCATCcaagctgctgcctggctgggcAGCATGGTGGGGAACTGGGaatctggagaagaaaaatcacattaactattccttttgaagcacTTCATTTCCATCActaataaaaccaaattaaagCGCTGTTCAAGTGGTACTATAGACGAGCAGGATGCTATCATGTTAAAAATCAGCAGAATCACATTTAGATTTTAGTTTGTAAAAGTGGTTATTACAATTACACCTGTAATACAACCTTTGGAAGAGGTACAATGTTTGCTTGTCAGTACAGTATGTGGAATGTAACCATTTCTTGCAAGATTCTGCAACATGAGGAACTGCATAGATGACACTTGTGTGGTTTCAGTTCAAGAAGTATCATTTCAAAGTTTACCAAAAACACAGAAAGTTTCTATAAAAGTCACATTATACCAAGAGAATGGGTGGTAAAAGTAGATTATCTGTCTGTGATTCGTGTTTAATACATGATTAGTGGAAAGGTGATAGAAACCAATTGCAAATCCAGAGAGTTACATTTTCACTCTTGCACTGACTTCACCTTTTGAATCACTAATTTAGAAAAATCCACGTAGTTAAAAATTGTAAAATTAAACTAGAATACAAAATTTATTTGTAAACATCAGGTAGCCAGTTCTGCTAATGTGGAATGGACTCTTGGTACTGCAGTACAGTATCTTGGTTATTGACAGCACTTGCCATCTGATGGGCAACTGCAGGACACACACGACATCAGTTCACAGTAATTGTGTTCAGAGAACTACCAAAGTCAGTGCAGTTTTACTGTGCAATTTTCCAATCTCCCCCCAAATTCCTTAAGTCAAATAATACTGTTACAGAGGCCAAGTGCAgactattttatatatatatatatatctcataAGTGTCGAATTATGTCTGCAGGACTTCTGTAAAGGTACTTCCAAATGGCATAGTAAtgaacagcagctgctgtggcCACAAATATGTGCCAGATGGCATGGGCAAACGGGATGACTCCATCGCTCTTGAAGAACACCACACCCAGACAATAGATCAAGCCTCCCCAGGCAACCTCCTGAAGTCCATCGGTGTTACTCTGTCAATTGACAAGGAAAGATTAGGGATAGGGtatagagaaggaaaagggtattttatatacaaaatacaaagtGATTTCCTCCCCCAAGAGAAGACAGCTGGCTGTTACAGCTCAGAACATCATGGATATGACAGATGGACAAGTGAGAAAACAAGTGTATTTAGATTATATTTTGTGAAATATGCAATATATCAGTGCACTATAGAAGTAATATTTGGGTAGCTTGAGAATTATGGCAAGCTTGATGTTTTGCTTCATGCTCACTACCAGAGCAGTCAAACAcggagaaagaaaaccacattaCTGTGTGTAAGGGTGCCTTTAATGCAATTCCTACTAGTTGGGGGAAGCATTCAGCAAGGTTTTGGCATACCAAAAGGTACTTCACATCCACATCGTTTTTACTCAAATGGAAGTAACTGAATTGTATGTCCAATATCCTTTCAGAAGTATCTCAGAAGTGAAGTCTGAAACCTAAACTCTTTTTATCTAGAGCCTGCAGCCCAGATTGAAGAAAACAAGGTAGCATTTCAACAGAAATGTAAACTATAAACCAAAAATACAACTGACTAGATTTGGTTCTTCTGCAGAGAGAAGATTCACAATTACAGCAGACTAAAATTAACATCTTTTCAGATAAAAGAGACAGACCTGCAATGGAACTTAAGCTAGTTATAAAAGGAAAGTCTGTGTGTTTGTAACGTTAATAGTCACATTCCTTACCATGGATGTCACTACCAGAGCAGGAGAAAATCCCATCGCTAGATAGAAAAATAGTTCAACGATCTTATACCTAAAAAGGAAGGATTGGAGTCATTTAAGGAGGTGTACAAGAGGAggaacataatttttttattagcaTGGGTCCCTTTAACTATTCAAAAAGCTTTATGCAGATAGATAAATACTAGCTTTATTTTTGGTTATCTGTGCATTGTACAATTACAGCCAATACCTTCTTCTCTAAATACTGCCCAGATGTATTCAATTGCACTAAGTACTAGTGAGAATAAAACATTGAGAcaacttgtatttttttatttgacaaGAACATGAATAGCTCATCTCCAAAACGAAAGAGCTGGGTCCTGCTCCCTGAGGACAAGTAGTGAAAGCAGCTCAAGAATTCAGATCTGAACTCAAGGACTCaactcaaaacaaaaccaagaaggcTGGATAAGAACATTCATAAAGCAAGAAAGCCCCCACCCTTCAATTTTCAAGCTTTCAGTTTAAGcttaaatgcaaataataattCTTACTTTTCATGGTAGAGAAATACATAAATGGTTCCTCCAGCAGCCATCAGCCAGATAAACCAACGCATGTGAGATGCTAGAGGTCCAAGTTCACGTAGATTTAACCTGGAGGTACAAAGATTTCAAGAGACAAAAGTGATGAACAAAGGGACCACATTGACAAAAGAGGAGTAGGgcttgataaaaataaatattcacagCTATAACATAGGCACGATGGGGGAGAAGACACTTGGACGTTCTATACAGAGAGGAAGAAGGTGCATCTGTATTAATGTGAGGGAAGCATGGATGTGGAATATAGATAAATTACTTTCGGCTCAGCAAAACCCAGGAGATTACATTATGTAGCATTTTGCAATGCAGAATGTAGTCAACTGTACCTAAGAAGATACCTCTAGATTTTGGAAATAAACTGTTCATATTGGAAAAAGCTTTAATCCTGAAGCTGTACTTCAGGTTTCTTACCATGGTGCATATGATGCTGCAATGAAGACATAGATCATCATTCTGTCACACATGTGAAAGCAATGCTCCATTGTCCTGGTAAGAGAGAACAAGTCACCAAGTTAGATTTTTGAAAGGTTTTTGTATTATATCACACACACagtatatatgtattataccacacacacatacaattTTGTATTGTATCCCTGACACACTTTGGAATTACTTTAGGGAAAATACCATCAGCTCCATAAGCTCTTAAAACCATTTGTTGGACTGTTCAGCTGACAGGAGGCTCTAAATGGAAGATGCAAGGAGATGAGCACTCctccatttctcttcccttctccacccCAGCATACATCCTGCTCTCTGGCAAGGAGGCAAAAAGCTGGCACATCAACTCTGCCTAATGCAGAAGCTGTTACTATTCTGTGATCACTGGTTAAATCCAATTTATGGCCCAGAATTATACAGGAATCTTAATGGGAccaaaaatataaacataagtaataatgaaaaaaatcccatctcaattctgctgctgctgccttgctcCCCATGAGGCTTCCTGCCAGTTAGCTGTGTATGGTATTATAATTCTCTTGGCAAACTCTCTGTTCCTCAAAGTATTTGAGCATGCCATAGTCCCAGACAGTGTTCTCATTTCTGCAATGGGATCATATTCACTGTGCACTTAGATAATGTTTTTCCCATTCAAATACTGGATTAAGAGCCACTAGGGCCTAGAAAAACAGCAGACATTGAAGCTTATTTGTGCAAGAGCTTGGCTCACTATTTCTTCCAATAGAATCAAGAGTGTTTTTTGCATGATTCAGTACATGATACCACTCCAGCCTTCTTTAAAGCCATCAACACAGTGGAAAACCCATCACAggacatgaaaataaaacacctcCTACATCTTACAGTGATACCTTAAGTGACTCTTTTTCCAGGAAACGATATGAAATACTGTGGAGACAATGAAGAGCGCACAGAGCCCCACGCCGTACATCCATGCTGTTATCTTTTCCCATCGATCATCAGAGAGCCGGTGGAGAAGGGCACTGCCCACAATTGCAGGAACAATGAGGAACTAAGGAAACAAAAGGCCACTGTTCAGTCTTTTTCTGGCAGCCAGCGCAGTACCACCCACAGTACAGCACCAGCAGGGCAGAGACAACTGCAGCGTGCCTGGTAAGACTGTACACATCCGACAATCCGTGACGAGCTCTGAACCAGAGCAAGTTTCTCCTTTAGCTGAGTGTTGACACATACGCATCAAGACTTCACCAATGTCTCAGACATCCATGTTATACCCGTTTGTGACAAATTTGTCCTCACATGGTATTAGGCTAGGTTGCTAGCTCCTCTAGCCATgaaaaaatgagacaaaagaaTCTGCTACATCTTAATAGTGGGTTTATTTTCAcattctgctttgtgttttgacCTTACTCTAGGCTTGACCCTAAGCCACCTCTTGTGCATAAAGGCAGAGCATGGGACAGACCAAAATAAACTTAAATcccaaatgaagaaacaaatcaTCTGCAAGTATGAGGTTAAGAAAATTAAGCAAAAGCTTTGCAGAACTTGGGGTTCAGATATCATAAATAGTTCTAACTCtacatttcttttattaataGATTCTACAAAGATGTTCTTTTAATGAAGTATATCCAAGTCTGCTCTGCTTACCAGCTCCCTCTCAAGCAGCTTTAATTCAGATCTTCCAAAGCAACCACTGTTAGAACATCACGATGGAATTAACATGCTCATATGACGTATCTAAGAAGTAGGCTTCAGGCTTCATATACATTTACAGAATACCCTGTTTCCAGAATAAATTACATCAGGTACCGTTGCCTCATTCAGAAAAAAGCtaacaaggaaggaagcaggggggggggggggggggcggaagACATGCCTAACAAGTATTTCAAACATTTCTACCTGTTTCCTTCCACTACCAAGGCATATCTCCATATCTTTGTCAGCTTTCTAAGTTAAAAACACCACACAAGTTTCCTTCCAGTCCCTATGGTGTATCTTAAGATGCTGAATTGTGAATAACCTTCATAGGTTAAATTCTTCATAGTTAAACCCAAGCCCCACATGCTAAACAATAATGCTTAGAACAAAAACTGTTTAAACGAATCTGCAGATCTGCTTTGCATTACAGGTCGGATAGCTCAGAGGGCAGAGTTCTGATCTAGCCTGCACTGTCTTTGTCCTTTATCTGCTTAAGGACTAGAAGAAACCAAGGTTCTGATCACAGCTACAGTGCAGAACATGCAGAGTAGTTGGTTAATCCAGAGTTGTAAAAAAACTCCAGACAACTGAGGGTGGCTTTTGAAGCATATGAACCACAGCTTCATTCCTctatcttcttcctttttgaaaAATTGAGTACGTTTACACCAAAAGCTGTAGAGCCATGGAAGTGAAAAGTATGGTATTCCTCTATCCACAGCACTTGGATCAGAGGTGAAAACGCTTTCGGAGTTTCTGTAATGAGACTATGGAAGTTGACCTCATGCACTCTCAGGACAAAAATAGTCTGCCAGCCTGGCTTCTCATTTATCACAAACCATAAATTTCCATCTACATATCCTGGACAGCCCCCACATTCAGGAAAGGTTAAAGTATTTCACTCCTCAGGGGATTAGTCACTCCTGGTTTTCACATATGACATACAGTTTAAAGAGTGGCTGAAGCCCTTGAGACAGTAAGGGTCTGACTAGCTGTGGCAGTTGTTTCATTTAGTTTTTGCAGGAGACAGGAGGATACTGAGCTCCAGAAATAGCTTTTTAGCCATGATTCTTTAAGCTGTGCAGTCAGGCTGTATCCATGTTCAACAGATTCCTTCCCAATTTCTAGTGCAAATTCTGGTTTTGACAAAACTAACTGAAAGGTTCGGAGAGATTATGCACCCACAAGTATCATGAACACAAGTACTGGGTAAAATAGCAAATCCTTACTAATTCCCTACTAAAAGCCTGGGCATAAGCTGCTCAAAGATTTTGCCTGGAGCTCTGACTGAGACCATTTTATAGGAAGGAAGGCCACTTTGGAAACCAGCTATTACACAGGACAACTTGCCTTTCTTACACAGCTATCCCAGCTTTTTCTAGTCTACCAAAGTAAGTATTTCACAACTTAAGCTATGATGTGTAATGCTCAAACGGGCCAACACAGACTTTGATGTCAATCACTCTTTCCAGTAATTATTGTATATAAAGTTATAGgattaaaacaaataatcagTCTTCTTTGCATCTTCAGAATGAAGAATGCAGCTACAAATAAGTATGTGAATGAAGACCTGAATTAACCTTTTTTCTGGCTTGTCTTctcacagggaacagcactATACTACCATAAGAAGGatttactgttttttctaaGCATTCTATTTGGAAACACTTTTCCCTCTGTACCCGATATGCATCATGAGAGCAGTTAGACTAAACAAGAGATGTTTTATTACTCTTTTTCTGACTAAAAATAGCTAGATTAAAGACAAAATCCAGAAATAATACCCTGCTGTTCCAGCCAACTGGAAAAGGGTTCTTCAGATGCTAACGTCATACCACATAACATATGCTACAATGGACTTCATTATACCTAACATCCATCTTACAAGATAAATGTAACACTTTAATCAACAAAACAAGGCAGATTTTAACATgttcattcaaaaaaaaaaaataataatcaatcTCTGGTGCAAGAAGTGCATTTTGATCTTCAGAATGGAGAAGCAAGCAATCAGTCCCTTAAAATGAGAGCTATTCAATCAAAGAGTAAGAACTAATAGAATGCGAGTGCAATTGCAGCCACTGCAAAAAAGCCTTAAGGCacaaagaaagatgctgaaaggtGCTAAATCTTCCACCTATCTGGGGTTGCTTAGGATACTGATACGTTGGTCCGTATTTTACTGtattctttctgtatttctgcagaaaatctCTCCCACTGAGAGGtttaaaaatctcttaaaaTTATGCTTTTGTATATAATTTACTTTGTCATGAATGTTATTTTCTTCGCGCACAGGCTGTGCACGTCACGTAGCCAGCAACAACTTGCGATGCACAATCCACTGTTGCAAAGCATGGTGTTATTGTTGCAATGGTGTCATTGCTGTAATGGAGTTATTGTTGCAATCTCATGTGTCTTTCATTGAGAAACACTAACATAGAGATGCTCCCCACACTTCCTCTTGGGAAAGGAAGACAATGGAATGATCAACGAGGCAGCCAAAAGCACATGTGACACTCAGAAGGAGCCATGAAGGACTGTGTGCATCT
This portion of the Lathamus discolor isolate bLatDis1 chromosome 13, bLatDis1.hap1, whole genome shotgun sequence genome encodes:
- the MMD gene encoding monocyte to macrophage differentiation factor isoform X1 — its product is MRRLQERFRRFMNHPAPANSRYKPTCYEHAANCYTHAFLIVPAIVGSALLHRLSDDRWEKITAWMYGVGLCALFIVSTVFHIVSWKKSHLRTMEHCFHMCDRMMIYVFIAASYAPWLNLRELGPLASHMRWFIWLMAAGGTIYVFLYHEKYKIVELFFYLAMGFSPALVVTSMSNTDGLQEVAWGGLIYCLGVVFFKSDGVIPFAHAIWHIFVATAAAVHYYAIWKYLYRSPADIIRHL
- the MMD gene encoding monocyte to macrophage differentiation factor isoform X2 produces the protein MNHPAPANSRYKPTCYEHAANCYTHAFLIVPAIVGSALLHRLSDDRWEKITAWMYGVGLCALFIVSTVFHIVSWKKSHLRTMEHCFHMCDRMMIYVFIAASYAPWLNLRELGPLASHMRWFIWLMAAGGTIYVFLYHEKYKIVELFFYLAMGFSPALVVTSMSNTDGLQEVAWGGLIYCLGVVFFKSDGVIPFAHAIWHIFVATAAAVHYYAIWKYLYRSPADIIRHL